The segment ATGCGGCCAATACGGGACAGTTCGAGCGTACACTTATCGTGGCAGACGAGGGAGCTTACGTGAGTTACCTAGAGGGTTGCACGGCTCCGATGCGTGACGAGAACCAACTACACGCTGCCATCGTCGAGATCATCGCTGAGACCGACGCGGAGGTCAAGTACTCGACAGTTCAGAACTGGTACCCAGGCGACAAGGACGGGCGAGGCGGTATCTACAACTTCGTCACCAAGCGTGGACTGTGTCGTGGCGACCGCAGCAAGATCTCCTGGACACAGGTCGAGACGGGTTCGGCTATCACCTGGAAGTATCCCAGCTGCATCCTACGGGGTGACGACTCGGTGGGAGAATTTTACTCTGTCGCTGTGACCAACAACTATCAGCAGGCGGACACTGGCACGAAGATGATCCATCTCGGGCGCAACACCCGCAGCACCATCGTCTCCAAGGGTATCTCAGCGGGTAGTAGCCAAAACAGCTACCGCGGACTGGTCTCCATAGCAGCCTCTGCAGAGAATGCACGCAACCACTCGCAGTGCGACAGCCTTCTCCTAAGCGACCACTGCGGAGCGCACACCTATCCTTACGCAGACATTCGTAATGACTCTGCCGTCGTGGAGCATGAGGCGACCACCTCTAAGATTAATGAGGATCAGCTCTTCTACTGCAACCAGCGTGGCATCACTACCGAGGAGGCAGTCGGTCTAATCGTCAACGGCTACGCCCGTGAGGTGATGAGCAAGCTCCCGATGGAGTTTGCCGTGGAGGCGCAGAAGCTCCTCTCCGTAACCCTCGAGGGGAGTGTCGGCTAGCCCCCCGCTATACATTATATAGATACAGATTACACACTACTATGAGCAACGTAATACTCGATATAAAGAATCTTCACGCCAATATAGGCGACAAAGAAATACTTAAAGGGATCAACCTCACTATCCGTGAGGGTGAGACACATGCTATCATGGGACCCAACGGAAGTGGCAAGAGTACCCTCTCGTCTGTCCTCGTAGGGCACCCTGCTTTTACCGTAACCTCTGGCGAAGTGACTTATCTCGGTCAGGACTTGCTGGCTATGGATGCGGTCGAGCGAGCACACGCTGGACTCTTCCTCAGCTTCCAGTACCCCGTAGAGATACCGGGCGTGAGCATGGTCAACTTCATGCGCTCAGCACTCAACGAGCGTCGCAAGACTCAGGGCGAGAAGCCAATGCCCGCTGGCGAATTTCTCAAGATGCTAAAAGAGAAGCGTGAGGTGGTCGGTCTCGATGACCGTCTCCTCAAGCGTTCGGTCAATGAGGGATTCTCTGGTGGCGAGAAGAAGCGCAACGAGATCTTCCAGATGGCAGTCCTCGAGCCACGTCTCTCGATACTCGATGAGACCGACAGCGGACTAGACATTGACGCTCTGCGTGCCGTCGCACACGGTGTCAACACGCTCCAGCGTCCCGACAGTGCTTGCGTCGTCATCACCCACTATCAGCGACTGCTAGACTATATCAAGCCGCAGTTTGTTCACATTCTGTACAAGGGTCGGATCGTCACATCAGGCGGGCCCGAGCTAGCTCTCAGACTAGAGGACGAGGGGTACGACTGGATCAAAGAAGAGGTAGCTAAAGAGGAGAAGCAATGAGTCCACGTAAGCAACCACCCACAGCACACCTGCAGTATCTAGACCTTTACCAGTCTCAGCAGGACTACATCGAGCAGCACAGTTTACCTGTGCTACAAGCGCAGCGAGACTTCGCTCTAGAAGCTCTGAACGAGTACGCCCTACCCCAGCTCGGCATGGAGGACTGGCAGCGCACGGATGTCGAGGCTCTCTACGCTCCCGACTACGGGATCAACCTACAGGAGCTAGACCTAGCCCCCGCAGGACATAAGCAGCTCCCGCAGTATAGCTGTGACCTATCGGTCAATGAGCTCACCATCAAGGCGAGTGCACTCAACAGCAACTACCTCTACACCCACTACGCCAACCAGAAGCGCAAGCTCCCCGAAGGGGTCTTCGTAGGCTCTATCAAGGAGTTTGTCAAGGAGTACCCCGACCTGGCGGAACGTTACTACGGGCAGATAGCCGAGGTAGACACTGACGGTACCATCGCACTCAATACGCTCTTCGTGCAGGACGCCTTCGTCCTCTACGTACCCGATGGTATGGAACTCGAGCAGCCCGTGCAGCTCGTCCAGCTACTCCACGCTCAGGAGCCACTCCTCTGCATTCGTCGCTGGCTCATCATCATCGGTGATCGTGCCAAAGCCTCTGTCCTCGTCTGCGACCATACGATAGATCGCACCAACTTCCTCGTCAACCAAGTGGCCGAGATCTACGTCGGCGATGGTGCTCAACTCAAGCTCTTCGACATGGAGGAGAATAGCCACCAGACGCACCGCACCTGCGCCTACTTCCTACGCCAGGGGGCAGAGAGCCAAGTGACCCTCGCCGCCTATACGCTCAATAATGGGATAACGCGCAATAGCTTCCGGACACGCTTCCTCGGCGAGCATGCTGAGCAGACACTGGGCGGGGTTGCTGTGACCAATGGCACACAGCATGTCGACACCTTCACACGTGTCGAGCATATCAAGCCAAAGTGTCATAGCACGCAGCTCTTTAAGAACCTCCTCGAGGAGCAATCCACGGGAGCCTTCTCGGGGCGCATCTTCGTAGCGCAGTCGGCACAGCAGACCGAAGCTTACCAGAGCAATCGCAACATGCTCCTCTCGTCCGAGGCACGCATGTACAGCAAGCCACAGCTAGAGATCTATGCTGACGATGTGCAATGCTCGCACGGTATGGCGACAGGGCACCTCGATGAGGAGGCTCTCTTCTACATGATGCAACGTGGTATCCCCGAGCACGAAGCACGGGTCATGCTGAGCGTAGCCTTCGTTGGAGACGTCATCGCACTCATGCCCCTAGAGGATCTACGGGATCGCATCGAGAGTATCGTACGCAATCGTCTCCTAGGCAAAGAGCCGACACACTGTAGCCAGTGTGGTAAGTTGATCTTCTAACACGCACTATACTATCGTAATGAGTTCTCGCTGGAGACTACACCTCGTGATGCTATGCGTCACCATTATCTTTGGAATCAATGGGCCCTTCACCAAGGCACTCCTTGGTGGGGGGCTCACTCCATATACGCACATGTTCTGTCGCTTCCTAGGCGCTACGATACTCTTTTGGATCGCTTCGCTGTGGGTGCCTCGAGAGCGCATCGACCGCAAGGACTGGGGGAAAATGACTTTAGCATCGCTGACAGGTATCTTCTTCAACCAAGGGCTCTTTGCCATTGGCATGTCGATGACCTCACCTGTCAATCAGTCGCTCGTTGCCACGCTAGGACCCATCGTCACCATGCTCCTCGCAGCTGTCGTGCTCAAGGAGCCCATCACACGGCTCAAGGGGATCGGTGTACTCATCGGCGCCTCAGGAGCCCTGCTCCTCGTGTCCACCAACGGCTCCTCTACCGCTGGCTCTACGCTAGGCGACTTGATCTGCGCCACAGCAACCGTCTCCTACGCCATCTACCTAACTTCCTTCAAGACACTCATACAAAAGTACCACCCGGTTACCTTGATGAAGTGGCTCTTTGTCATCTCCCTCTACGGCTCTGCTCCGATGGGTGTACGTGACATGATACGCACCGAGTGGAGTACCTTCGACGCCACCTTCTACGGGCAGCTAGCCTTCGTCGTCGTGGGCGCCACCTTCGTCGCCTACCTCTTGTTGCTCTTCGCACAGAGAGGCTTGCGCCCTACCGTCGTCAGCATCTACAACTACGGCATCCCCGTCATTGCCTCCATGCTGGCTGTCATGATGGGTCAAGACCATCTCACACTCGCCAAAGTCGCCTCCGCTATCCTCATCCTGCTCGGTGTCTTCATGGTAACCCGTAGCAAAAGCCGCCAGCAGCTCCTCCGCGAGCAGCTCAGCAACGAATAGCCCCCCTTCGCGACTCCCGCCAAAAGGCTCGCAATCCGATATGACCGCCAGGTAGGTAAATCCAAATTCCGACAGAGCTGCTTGCGTACTCTTGCATCGCATCAAGAAAGGATATAACTTTGTAGGATGAATGGCTTTGCAATCAAATCATTTTCACACTATAGTCTATGACACAAAAGAATCTCATCACCCTCTTCACCCTACTCATCTGCTGTATGGGGCTAGGTGCTTGTAAGGAAAAAGACAATGAACAACCCGTCGAAGTAAAACTCGGCATAACTAAAACAGTCGATCTCCTAATCGGAGACACCTATAAACTCGAGGTAAACGTATCTCCAAAAGACCTCAAAGTCACCTTCGAATCTACCAATACGCAGATAGTCACCGTATCTGAGCAGGGTATCTTGAAGGCTATCGCAGAGGGACAAGCAGAGGTTAAAGCGACCGCAGGGGGCGTAACAAAAGTCTGTAAGGTGTCTGTAACGAAGCCTGACGATATCGACAAGTCTCGCTATCTAGGACTGGATGCTTCTGCCGAAGATCAGAAATACTTTGCACCGATATACATTCCAACGGAAGAAGAGTTTGTGCCAGACAATCTCCACTTCTTTAAGTCTGCCGTAAGCCCCTATGGCTGGATCTATCAGCAGCAAGAGCCTGAAGCGGAAAAACTATTATACTACTTCGCTTCGCCTAGGAAGCTCGATGACAACGGAAAAGAGATCCCCGAGGAGGCACAGTTTTGTATGGACGCACTCATTTACAATCACTCCATACCAGGGGCCCCACTACACATCAAGCTGATACCCAACAAGCACTATCCTAAGGACTATATGGCAGATCCGGATACATTTACAAATCCTGATGATCTAGATGTACAGGAGGCTCTACTAGAGATTATGAAGCACTATGGCTTCACAGAGGATGCACACTTTACAAAGCTCGCTGGAGATAGTGCCTATGAGGCTTACAATACGAAGTTTGACCCGAAGGTACCTCTCAGAGGCGTTATGTTTACCGAGAAGAAAGGTGACGCATACGAATTGACCTTCCAGATCAGCTACGGTCGGAGATAGCAACTAGTGGGACTAGCCCTCTCCCCGACACGAAAAAGAGACTCCCCTCAGCCGGACACGATCCGACCGAGGGGGGTCTCTCTAATATTGTCTCTATCGCAGGGAGGGTGCTTTACCCTTGTTAACCAGTACTCTCGTCGGGTCATACAAAAGCTCTAATCTCTAACTTCTAATCTCTAATTCAGTACCTTTGCAGCGACTAACGGCGAGAGTGGGTCGTGAACTGACGCTCGGGGATCGCCGGTTAAATGCTCATTGAGCACCCGTCTTAGCAACGTATAGCAAACTACTTATGACCTATTTACGTCGATATGACTTTATCGTGGGGCTACTGGCTCTCCTACTAATGATGCTCGCCACGCCACTGAGCGGGCAGGCACAAAAGCAAGCGCCACGACAGGCGCAGAGCAAGTTCACGATCAATGGCTTCGTGCATGATGCGCAGAGTGGCGAGACGCTGATCGCCGCCAATGTGATGGAGCTGAATAGCCGCACGGGTACCGTGACAAATGAGTTCGGCCACTACTCGCTGACACTCCCAGCGGGTGAGGTGCTCCTGCAGTTTTCCTACGTGGGCTATCAGAGCGACACGATACGGCTACAGCTCTCGTCCGATACGACGCTCTCGGCTTCGCTCATCGAGGGGCAGCTACTCGGCGAGGTGGTCGTGGTGGGTAGTCCGAACCCCTCGGGCGTCGAGACAGCTACAATCGGGGCGCAGCACATATCGGCGAGCGAGATCAAGCGACTACCCGCTTTCTTTGGCGAGCAGGATGTGATCAAGGCGCTGCAGCTACTACCCGGTGTGCAGAGCGGTTCGGAGGGTTCGTCGGGACTCTTCGTGCGTGGTGGCGATCCCGACCAAAACTTGATTCTCATGGACGGCATCTCGCTCTACAATCCGAATCACATGCTGGGGGCTTTCTCGACCTTCAACCCCGACGCGGTCAAGTCGGTGACGCTGTACAAAGGCACCTTCCCCGCTCGTTACGGGGGGCGCCTCTCGTCGGTCGTGGACGTGCGTCTCAAGGATGGCGACATGCAGGAGTACCACGGCAATGTGAGCGTGGGACTGATCTCTTCGAAGGTCAATGTAGAGGGACCGATCGTCAAAGATCGCACCACTTTCAACTTCTCGGCACGGCGCACCTACCTAGACCTACTGGCTGCGATAGCCCTGGCGATACGTAATCGCCAGGAGGGTGAGGATGGCGAGAAGGTGAAGGGCGGATATAACTTTCACGACCTGAACCTGAAGGTGACGCACCGCTTCTCAGATAGGGACCAGCTGTACCTCTTCGGCTATTACGGCAACGACCGTGTCTGGACGCACTATACTAGTGGAGATGACAAGCAGCAGATGTCTTGGCTGTGGGGTAATGCGATGGGTTCGCTGCGGTGGAACCATGTCATCAACGGACAGCTCTTTCTCAATACCACAGCCTCCTATACGCAGTACCGCTCTAGGCTACGCATGAAGATGCAAGAAACCCAGGATCAGCCGCCCATGGCGATGAACTACGACTCGGGTATCCGTGACTGGCTCCTGACGAGCGAACTGCATTACTCGCCAGTCGAGCAGCACCAGTTGCTTTTTGGCGCCAACTACACCTTCCACACCTTTCGTCCTGAGATGACTTCCGTAAAGGTTAACGGCAAGGACCTCAACGACTTTAGTGGGACGGACTTCGATGTCTTCGGGAGCAATCCTAAGATCTACGCCCACGAGGCTTCGCTCTATGCTGAGGATGAGATGAAGCTGGGGGATAAGTGGACCTTTAATGCGGGGCTACGCTACAGCTTCTACTATGTGCGTGGCAAGGACTACCATAATATAGAGCCACGTGTGAGTGCTGCTTGGCGCATCACGCCTACTCTGACGGCTAAGGTGGGCTACGCCCTGATGACGCAGCATGTGCACCTCCTAACGAACAATAGTCTGAGCCTGCCTACGGATCTGTGGGTCCCCTCGACGGACCGCATCAAGCCGATGCATGTGCACCACTTTACGGCGGGGCTATTCCTCCATGTGCCTCGGTGGGGCGACTTCTCGGTGGAGGGCTACTACAAGCCTCTGAGCAACGTACTGGAGTACAAGGAGGGTTCGTTCTTCTATGGGGTCTCGACAAACTGGGAGCAGATGGTCGCCATGGGTCGTGGCACGGCTTACGGCGTAGAGCTGCTCTGGCAACGTAAGGTGGGCAAGCTAACGGGCTGGGTGAGCTACGCTTGGGCTCGTACGTGGCGCACCTTCGACCAGCCGGGCGAGGAGCTCAACTTCGGGCGCACTTTCCCCGCTAAGTATGACCGCATTCACGACTTTAAGATCACTGCGATGTATCAGCTGGGCAAGAGTTGGGACTTTGCCGCCACCTGGGTCTTTGCCTCGGGTCAGACGGGCACCATCGCAACGCATGAGTACGATGGCATGAGAGATCCGCTAGCCCCATCGATGTATGGTGCATCGGGGACGCTCAACTATGTGGCTGAGCGCAACAATTACCGCTTCAAGCCTTACCACCGACTGGATCTCAGCGTCACCTATACGAAGCATCACAAGCGGGGCAAGAGTTTGTGGAACCTCAGCGTCTACAACGCCTACAATAATATGAACCCCTTCCTGGTCACTCCCGTGAGCGAAAAGACGGGCGATCACGCTTACCGCACCGTGCTGCAGCAGGTGACGATCTTCCCGATCCTGCCCAATATCAGCTACACCTATTCCTTCTAACCCGAGACCACTATGAGACCTATACAATATATACAGTTGGCCAGTAGCGCACTACTCATCACGCTCCTTGCAGCCTGTCGGACGACGGTGCCCCTCGACCTAGGCGACAACACGCCTCGCATCGTCATCAAT is part of the Porphyromonas asaccharolytica DSM 20707 genome and harbors:
- the sufB gene encoding Fe-S cluster assembly protein SufB encodes the protein MRAVTPTGEDILDDITQGDYKYGFVTDVHTETIPKGLNEEVVRLISAKKEEPEWLLEFRLKAYHHWLTLERPDWAHLSIPEIDYQDIIYYAAPRHKTPGDGTIDPEIEKTFDKLGIPLHERAMLSGNMAVDAVMDSVSVKTTFRTKLKELGIIFCSFNEAVREHPDLVRKYLGKVVSSHDNYFAALNSAVFSDGSFVYIPKGVRCPMELSTYFRINAANTGQFERTLIVADEGAYVSYLEGCTAPMRDENQLHAAIVEIIAETDAEVKYSTVQNWYPGDKDGRGGIYNFVTKRGLCRGDRSKISWTQVETGSAITWKYPSCILRGDDSVGEFYSVAVTNNYQQADTGTKMIHLGRNTRSTIVSKGISAGSSQNSYRGLVSIAASAENARNHSQCDSLLLSDHCGAHTYPYADIRNDSAVVEHEATTSKINEDQLFYCNQRGITTEEAVGLIVNGYAREVMSKLPMEFAVEAQKLLSVTLEGSVG
- the sufC gene encoding Fe-S cluster assembly ATPase SufC produces the protein MLDIKNLHANIGDKEILKGINLTIREGETHAIMGPNGSGKSTLSSVLVGHPAFTVTSGEVTYLGQDLLAMDAVERAHAGLFLSFQYPVEIPGVSMVNFMRSALNERRKTQGEKPMPAGEFLKMLKEKREVVGLDDRLLKRSVNEGFSGGEKKRNEIFQMAVLEPRLSILDETDSGLDIDALRAVAHGVNTLQRPDSACVVITHYQRLLDYIKPQFVHILYKGRIVTSGGPELALRLEDEGYDWIKEEVAKEEKQ
- the sufD gene encoding Fe-S cluster assembly protein SufD — encoded protein: MSPRKQPPTAHLQYLDLYQSQQDYIEQHSLPVLQAQRDFALEALNEYALPQLGMEDWQRTDVEALYAPDYGINLQELDLAPAGHKQLPQYSCDLSVNELTIKASALNSNYLYTHYANQKRKLPEGVFVGSIKEFVKEYPDLAERYYGQIAEVDTDGTIALNTLFVQDAFVLYVPDGMELEQPVQLVQLLHAQEPLLCIRRWLIIIGDRAKASVLVCDHTIDRTNFLVNQVAEIYVGDGAQLKLFDMEENSHQTHRTCAYFLRQGAESQVTLAAYTLNNGITRNSFRTRFLGEHAEQTLGGVAVTNGTQHVDTFTRVEHIKPKCHSTQLFKNLLEEQSTGAFSGRIFVAQSAQQTEAYQSNRNMLLSSEARMYSKPQLEIYADDVQCSHGMATGHLDEEALFYMMQRGIPEHEARVMLSVAFVGDVIALMPLEDLRDRIESIVRNRLLGKEPTHCSQCGKLIF
- a CDS encoding DMT family transporter; this encodes MSSRWRLHLVMLCVTIIFGINGPFTKALLGGGLTPYTHMFCRFLGATILFWIASLWVPRERIDRKDWGKMTLASLTGIFFNQGLFAIGMSMTSPVNQSLVATLGPIVTMLLAAVVLKEPITRLKGIGVLIGASGALLLVSTNGSSTAGSTLGDLICATATVSYAIYLTSFKTLIQKYHPVTLMKWLFVISLYGSAPMGVRDMIRTEWSTFDATFYGQLAFVVVGATFVAYLLLLFAQRGLRPTVVSIYNYGIPVIASMLAVMMGQDHLTLAKVASAILILLGVFMVTRSKSRQQLLREQLSNE
- a CDS encoding Ig-like domain-containing protein gives rise to the protein MTQKNLITLFTLLICCMGLGACKEKDNEQPVEVKLGITKTVDLLIGDTYKLEVNVSPKDLKVTFESTNTQIVTVSEQGILKAIAEGQAEVKATAGGVTKVCKVSVTKPDDIDKSRYLGLDASAEDQKYFAPIYIPTEEEFVPDNLHFFKSAVSPYGWIYQQQEPEAEKLLYYFASPRKLDDNGKEIPEEAQFCMDALIYNHSIPGAPLHIKLIPNKHYPKDYMADPDTFTNPDDLDVQEALLEIMKHYGFTEDAHFTKLAGDSAYEAYNTKFDPKVPLRGVMFTEKKGDAYELTFQISYGRR
- a CDS encoding TonB-dependent receptor, translating into MTYLRRYDFIVGLLALLLMMLATPLSGQAQKQAPRQAQSKFTINGFVHDAQSGETLIAANVMELNSRTGTVTNEFGHYSLTLPAGEVLLQFSYVGYQSDTIRLQLSSDTTLSASLIEGQLLGEVVVVGSPNPSGVETATIGAQHISASEIKRLPAFFGEQDVIKALQLLPGVQSGSEGSSGLFVRGGDPDQNLILMDGISLYNPNHMLGAFSTFNPDAVKSVTLYKGTFPARYGGRLSSVVDVRLKDGDMQEYHGNVSVGLISSKVNVEGPIVKDRTTFNFSARRTYLDLLAAIALAIRNRQEGEDGEKVKGGYNFHDLNLKVTHRFSDRDQLYLFGYYGNDRVWTHYTSGDDKQQMSWLWGNAMGSLRWNHVINGQLFLNTTASYTQYRSRLRMKMQETQDQPPMAMNYDSGIRDWLLTSELHYSPVEQHQLLFGANYTFHTFRPEMTSVKVNGKDLNDFSGTDFDVFGSNPKIYAHEASLYAEDEMKLGDKWTFNAGLRYSFYYVRGKDYHNIEPRVSAAWRITPTLTAKVGYALMTQHVHLLTNNSLSLPTDLWVPSTDRIKPMHVHHFTAGLFLHVPRWGDFSVEGYYKPLSNVLEYKEGSFFYGVSTNWEQMVAMGRGTAYGVELLWQRKVGKLTGWVSYAWARTWRTFDQPGEELNFGRTFPAKYDRIHDFKITAMYQLGKSWDFAATWVFASGQTGTIATHEYDGMRDPLAPSMYGASGTLNYVAERNNYRFKPYHRLDLSVTYTKHHKRGKSLWNLSVYNAYNNMNPFLVTPVSEKTGDHAYRTVLQQVTIFPILPNISYTYSF